The Novosphingobium terrae genome segment GTTGTCCACGCCCGGGGCGCACCAGCAGTCGCGGCCCCAGTCGCGCATGGATTCGATCACGCGCTTCAGGCGCGGCTTGTCGGTGAAGACCGCGCCGCCTTCGCCCATGGTGATGTGATGGGCAGGATAGAAGGAGAGCGTGCCGATGTCGCCGAAGGTGCCGACGGGCTTGCCGTCATAGGTGGCACCCAGCGCGTCGCAGCAATCCTCGATCACCCAGAGGTTGTACTTTTCGGCAACGCGCATCACCTCGCCCAGATCGAAGGGGTTGCCCAAAGTATGGGCGACCATGATCGCGCGGGTCTTGTCGGTGACCGCGGCCTCGATCATCTCGGGTTTGATGTTGTAGGTGGGGATGTCCACGTCCACGAACACGGGCACCAGCCCGTATTGCAGCGAGGGGTTGACCGTGGTCGGGAAGCCCGTGGCCACGGTGATCACCTCGTCGCCGGGCTTGAGCGCCTCGCTGCGGAAATAATGCGAGGTCAGCGTCGAAAGCGCCAGCAGATTGGCCGAGGAGCCCGAATTGGTGGTCAGCGCATGGGCGACACCGATTCTCTCGGCCAGACGCTTCTCGAAGGCTTCATTGAAGCGCCCGGTGGTCAGCCAGAAGTCGAGACTCGAATCGACAAGGTTGCGCATATCCGAGGCGCCATAGACCTTGCCAGACACTGGCACGGCACTTTGTCCCGGCACGAAGCTTTTTGCCGCGTGAAAGCGGTTGGCGTATTCTTCCGTCAATTCAAGGATGAGCGATCGAAACTGCGCTTCATCGAAATCGCGGGTCAATCCGACCGCATCCATGGGCCTGTCTACAACGGACATCAAATTCCCTTTTCCCCCCTGGTCCCGGACCAGCGCTGGCAATAATCGGTGAGTTGGGCAAGCGAGATTTCACGGGCATCTCCGCCGCGACCAACATGTCGATGCCAATCTACAATGCGCAATAATGCTGTCGGTAACGTGAACGCGGCGTGCCAACCAAGTACGGAGTGGGCCTTGGTACAATCAAGTTTAAGGATTCCAGCCTCATGCGGCGGCGGTGCGCCTTCGCTTGGCAGATCCCATCCGCGATCGGTGGCGGAGGCCTCCGGATCACGATCGTGCCACAGGGCGACCATGCGGTCGGCAATCCAGTCGACCGCGCGGGAATCCTCGGCAGCGGGGCCGAAGTTCCAGCCCTCGGCGGCCCAGCGGTGGCCCTCGAAAAGGCGCTGCGCGATCAGCAGATAGCCACCCAAAGCCTCAAGCACATGCTGCCACGGGCGGATCGCATGCGGATTGCGGATCAGCGGGCGCTGCCCTGCCAGCAGGGCGCGGATCAGATCGGGCAGCAGCCGGTCGAGCGCCCAGTCGCCCCCGCCGATCACATTGCCCGCCCGCACCGAGGCGAGCAGCGGCGCACCCTCGCCACTGAAATAGCTGGAACGGAAGGCCGCGATCACCAGTTCGGCCGCGCCCTTGCTGCTGGAATAGGGATCATAGCCGCCCATCGGATCGCTCTCGCGATAGGGCCAGACCCATTCGCGGTTTTCATAGGCCTTGTCAGAGGTGATGCAGACGATGGCGCGCAGCCCTTTCACCCCAAGCGCACCTGCGCGGCGGCAGGCATCGAGCACGTGAACCGTGCCCTGCACATTGGTGGCATAGGTTTCCACCGGTGTCTCATAGGAAAGTCGTACCAGCGGCTGGGCGGCCAGATGGAAGACCACCTCGGGATCGGCGGCTCGGAAAGCGGCATCGACAGCGGCCAGGTCGCGGATATCACCTTCAATATGGGTGATCAGCTCCTCGATCCGTGCCTGACGGAACAGGCTGATCTCTTCAGCGGGCAATGACAGGCCGGTGACCTTGGCGCCCATCGAGACCAGCCACAGCGCCAGCCAGCTGCCCTTGAAGCCGGTATGGCCGGTCAGCAGCACGCGGCGCCCCTGCCAGAAGTCTGGAGAGAGGGCGATATCGTTCATCGCGCTCGAACTCATGGCGCTCACCATACTTTCCACGGCGCGCCCTGCGCCCACAATTTTTCGAGATGCTGGCGGTCGCGCAGCGTATCCATCGGCTGCCAGAACCCCTTGTGATGCCAGGCGACCAACTCGCCCTGATGGGCAAGCGCTTCGAGAGGCTTTTGTTCCCAGATGGTTTCGGCATTGTCGATTAAATCGATCACCTCGGGATTCAGCACGAAGAAGCCGCCATTGATAAGGCCTCCGTCACCCGCGGGCTTTTCCTTGAAGCTGCGCACCAGATCGCCTTCGAACTCCAGCGCGCCGAAGCGGCCGGGAGGGGCCACGGCGGTGATCGTCGCCTGCTTGCCATGCGCCTTGTGGAAGGCCAGCTGGGCCGTCACATCGATATCGGAGACGCCATCGCCATAGGTGAAGCAGAAGGGTTCGTCTTCGTTCAGATACTGCCGCACGGCACGCAGGCGCCCGCCGGTCTGGGCGTTGAGGCCGGTATCGACCAGTGTGACGCGCCAGGGCTCGCTCTTGGCGGCATGGACCTCGATGCTGTTGGCACCCAGATCGATGGTCACATCGGCGGAATGCAGGAAGTAATTGGCAAAGAATTCCTTGATCACATAACCCTTGTAGCCAAGGCAGACGATGAAATCGCTGATGCCATGGGCGGCATAGATCTTCATGATATGCCACAGGATGGGCATGCCGCCGACATCGACCATGGGTTTGGGTCTGACCGATGTTTCCTCGCCCAGCCTTGTGCCCAGGCCACCGGCCAGAATGACAGCTTTGGTCAAGAAAGTCTCCTCTGGGAAAAGGCGCGCTGGAGTGTTTTCGAGCCGGATGATTGTACCCGGTGCTTTGTGAAAACGCGGTGAAACAGAAACCTTGAGCGATTGATCCGATGCCACCGGATTGACCGCTCTAAAGGGGCCGAAGTGATGAACGGGCGCTGTACCGTGAGGCACTGCGACCGCCCCGTTGCCGGGGGTTTGGCGTTATTGCCCATGGAGCGTCAAGGCCGTGGGCGGTCGAAATGGAGGATGCGGATCACCGGCCCGGCGCTCTGTCCCGGCACGGGGGCGATGGTGGCCACCACGGTGCCGCGCGCGATCAAGCCGCGATAGGCTTGATATTCGGCGGGAAAGCGGCTGCGCTCGGCGGCATAGCGGTCATACTGGCTGATGATGGCGTAATCGGGATGGCAGGTGGCCGCCGCTGCTGCCGGGGGCATGGTGCCGTAATCGACAACGGCCTGTCCGCCGCGATCGCTCTCGATTTTGGCGTGGTCGACATGGCCCATCAGAATGTCATGCGCGTTGATGCAGCCCGCGCTGCCCAGCGGGAACAGGATGGTCCAGCCATGCGAGAGCAGGTCGAAGCCGAAATGCTCGACCAGAATCTGCGAGCCTGCCGGAACATGTTCCAGCGCCCAGCGCGAGGCGATCTGCCGCGTGTCATGCAGCCGCCCTTGCGCCTGAGCGGCATCGGCCACCACCAGCGGCAGGGCGGCGGCCAGGGCCATCAGCGCCTGCGCAATGGGGCGCTGGCGCGGCAGAGCCTGAACCAGAGTGCGAATGCCCAGCGCCACGGCGATCGCCAGCAGCGGCATCAGCGGCAGCGCCCAGCGCTCCCAGATCAGGTGCTGGATGCAGGTCACCAGGGCAAAGCCCGCCATCAGCGGCAGCAGCATCAGCCGTGTCTCGCGCAGGCGCACCATCGCCGCCAGACCGATCAGCGCCAGAACCCCGGCCACCACGCCAAAGCCGCGCAGCAGCGGGCCTTGCAGATACCACCAGGCATTCTCCAGCGGGGTGCCGCCGGTGGCGCCCAGATGCTGCAACTGGGCCTCGCCATGCAGATCGTGCAGCACCGTATCATGGGCCAGCAGCAGATAGGGTGAGATCGCCACCAGAAAAACAAGGCTCAGCGCGCCGAACAGGCCCAGTCGCAGCAGGCCGGCGCTGGCCGCAAGCCGCCCCTGCCTCACCGCGATCCACAGCGATCCCGCCATGGCCAGCCCGGCCAGCCCGAAGGGCCATTTGCTGGCCACCGCCAGCGCCAGCCACAGCGCGCCCCAGCCCAGATCGCGGCGGCTGCGCGCAGGATCTGGCTCGCGCGCAACGCGCAAGGCGGCATCCAGCGCCAGCAGCATGAAGAAGCTGGCCATGATGTCGGAGCGCACCACCTGCGCCCAGACCACCGCCACCGGATTGACCGCCAGCACCAGCGCCGCGATCCATGCCGTGGGGCGATCGAACAGGCGGTTGGTCAGGCGATAGGTGCCCCAGACCGAGCCCATGCCGAACAGCGCCATCACCCAGCGCCCCGGCAGGATCACCCAGCCCGGGTTGAGATAGACCGCATCGGCAAAGGCCTTCACAGAAGGAAACCAGCCCATCAGCCGCCCCGTGCCCAGCACCGCGCCATTGACGAGGGCCAGCGCATACATGGTGGTGGTGGCCGGATGGCCGAACCAGCCCGGATTGAGCGTGTGGTGGCTGATCATGCGGATCGCCCCCAGTTCGAACATCAGCTCGTCGGGATCATTGAGGGCGGGGAGACCGAAACTGATTCCATAAAGCCGCAACCCCAAGGCCAGACCCAGAATGCAGAGGGTAATTCCATTCACTCGACCCACGCGATGCCTTTCGCTGACCTGCCGGTTGGGGGCATTCCGGCTTGCGGGGGCAGTATGCGCGGGGCGGCGTCTGTCAAGCGGGATCCTGAACGAAGGCTCCTCGATTGGCCGCAAGCCAGGCACGGGGCCAAGCGCGGGGCCAGGCACGGGGATGGCACGCATGCGCGGTGGGGGTGGGCATTTGTGCACTTGCGAAAAACTCATAAGGGAAAAGTGTAAGCGCGCTGTTACAGCCTGCCTGAAATTCCCCGATATCAGGCTGATATCTCGCTTATATTTCACGCGTCTTGCCCATATGTAACAGGGTCTGGGTGACTCTTTCTCTGGGTCTTCAACCTGCTATAGAAAGCATGGACGATATGCTCAGGGAGAATTCCATGCGTTCGATCAAATTGCTGGTGAGTGGTCTTATTTTGGCCGGGGCCGTTGCGGTGCATGCCGCCACCCCCGATGATGCGGTGAATGCCCGCAAGGCAAACTTCAAGCAGATCGGCGGCGCCGCCAAGGGCACGGGCGACACGCTCAAGACCGCCACGCCCGATCTGGCGCTGATCAAGAAGAACGCGGCGACCATCGCCAGCCTGGCCCCCAAGGTGCCAACCTGGTTCCCCGCCGGCACCGGCATTGGCAAGGTGAGCGTCAAGACCGGCGCCAAGGCCGAAATCTGGAGCGACAGCGCCGGTTTCAAGCTGGCCGCCGCCAATTTCGCCAAGGCTGCCGGTGAGTTCAAGGTGGCTGCCGATTCCGGCAATCTGGATGCCATCAAGGCCAAGATGGGCGCTCTGGGCGGCACCTGCAAAGCCTGCCACGACAAGTATCGCGAAAAAGACTGATTTCAAAAGCAGGCGCGTCAAGCGCCGAGTAGGGGCCGCTGCATGACCGGGACTCATACCACCATCCGCCTGTGGGACTTGCCTTTGCGCCTATTCCACTGGGGCGTCGTTATCCTGATCCCGCTCATGTGGTGGACCTACAAGCAGGGCAATATGGAGCGCCATGCCACCTTCGGTCTGGCGCTGCTGTTTCTGGTGATCTTCCGCGTGGTCTGGGGGCTGATCGGCAGCCATACTGCGCGTTTCAGCCATTTCGTGAAGGGGCCTTTCACGATCTTCGGCTATCTGACCGGCAAGCATGACGGCAAGGTGGTCGGGCATAATCCGCTGGGCGCGCTCAGTGTGATCGGCCTGCTGACGGTGCTGCTGCTGCAGATCGGGCTGGGCCTGTTTTCGCAGGATACCGACGGGCTGTTTTCCGGCCCGCTCAACCATTACATCCCTGCCGACAATCTGGATCTGGGCGATCAGGTGCATCATCTGCACAAGCTGGGCTTCAACCTGATCCTCGCGCTGGTCGGCGTGCATCTGGCCGCCATTCTGTTCTACACGCTGGTCAAGAAAGACCGGCTGGTGCCGCCGATGGTGACGGGCCGCAAGAGCTATGATGAGCCTGTCGCCCAGCCCGATATCGCCCCTTGGTGGCGCGTGATCCCCGCACTGCTGATCGCGGGCGCGGTAACATGGTGGGTGGCGCATGGTGCCAACTGGCCGCCTTTCGGCTGACCCGGAAGGCCTGCGAAGCCCGGTCTGCAAGCCGGGCTTCATACGCTCCAATAAACTCTACTGGAATAATTGACTTTTGAACTTGTGACCCTCCGGGCGGTTCCTATATCGCCAGACCTTGCGGCGGCTTTCGCCCCGCAGCTGGCCGGAAAGGAGCATCCCATGGCACAGGACCCAATGGTACGAGATGGGGCATCGCAGCCGCATGACTCAGGCCAGCCGCCGCTGGTGCTGACCGTGCCGGGGCTCCACAACTCCGGCCCCGGCCACTGGCAGAGCCTGTGGGAGCAGCATCGCCCCGATTGCCACCGCGTGGAGCTGGGCATGTGGGATCAGCCGCATCGCAACACCTGGGTCAACCAGCTCAATCTGGCGATCCGCGCCGCCCATTCTTCCAGCAAAGGGACCCGGCCCGTTGTGCTGGCCGCGCACAGCCTTGGCGTGATCGCCGTGGTATGGTGGGCGCAGCTGGAGCAGGAGGCCGCCAGTCTGGTGAAAGGCGCGCTGCTGGTCGCCCCGCCCGAGGTCGATTTCTTTCCGCGCGATCCGCGTGTCGGCACCTTCGCGCCCGTGCCCACCGGGCCGCTGCCGTTTCCCTCCATTCTGGCCGCCAGCCGCAACGATCCGTGGATCGGCCTGCATGCCGCGCGTCGTCTGGCCAAGGGCTGGGGATCGCGCTTCGAGGATCTGGGGCAGGCGGGGCATCTCAACGCTGAAACCGGGCTGGGCCTGTGGCCGCAGGGGCAGGGCTGGCTGGATGAGCTGATCGCCCGTCCCGAAGGCACAGCTCTTGATGGCAGCCCCCTTGACGTGGGGCCCGGGCAGGGCGATTTCGGCGCTGATCCATCCTTTCCCCGCCTGCGTCCCTGATCGGAGAGACTCATGACGAAAGTGCAATCCGTCCTCGAAACCATCGGCAACACGCCGCATATCCGTCTGGCACGCCTCTTCCCCGACCATGAAGTCTGGGTGAAGAGCGAGCGCACCAATCCGGGCGGCTCGATCAAGGACCGCATCGCGCTGGCGATGGTCGAGGCGGCGGAGGCCGACGGCACGCTCAAGCCCGGCGGCACCATCATCGAGCCGACCAGCGGCAACACCGGCATCGGTCTGGCGCTGGTGGCGGCGGTGAAGGGCTACAAGCTCATTCTCGTGATGCCCGAGAGCATGTCGATCGAGCGCCGCCGCGTGATGCTGGCCTATGGCGCCAGCTTCGACCTGACCCCGCGCGAAAAGGGTATGAAGGGCGCGCTGGAGCGGGCGCAGGAGCTGGCCTCGACCATTGAGGGTGCGTGGATTCCGCAGCAGTTCGAAAATCCTGCCAATGTCGATGTGCATGTGAAGACCACGGCGCAGGAAGTGCTGAACGATTTCGCCGATGCGCCTTTCGATGCGCTGATTTCGGGTGTCGGCACCGGTGGTCACCTCACCGGCACGGCGCAGGTGCTGAAGGGCGCATGGCCTGACCTGAAGGCCTTCGCGGTGGAGCCCACCCTTTCGCCTGTCATCAGCGGCGGCCAGCCGGGGCCTCACCCCATTCAGGGCATTGGCGCGGGCTTTATCCCGGGCAATCTGCACACCGAACTGCTCGACGGCGTGATTCAGGTCGAGGCCGAGGATGCCAAGGCCTGGGCCCGCAAGGCGGCCAGCGTGGAAGGCCTGCTGGTCGGCATTTCGAGCGGTGCCACGCTGGCTGCCATCGCCAAGAAGCTGCCCGAATTGCCCGCCGGCGCCAAGGTGCTGGGCTTCAACTACGACACCGGCGAGCGCTATCTCTCGGTGCCCGATTTCCTGCCCGAACCCTGATCGAGGACCATGGCGCGGCGCGGGTGGATGACTCTCGCGCCGCTCCATGATTTAACATCACATCGTTGGCAGGTTGTGCGCCCGCCATTCCGTGCTAACATAAATCATGCCTTTGACGGATCTGATCGACCATAGCGCCGTTGCGGCTATCATCTGCGATGCGCGCGATCCGGATTTGCCCATCATCTCCTGCAACAGCGCCTTTATCGCCCTGACCGGCTATGAGCGTGACGAGATCGTGGGGCGCAACTGCCGCTTTCTGCGCGGCCCGGACACTGATCCGGCGGTCTCGCAGCAGCTGCGCGAGGCGATCAGGGCCAACCAGCCGACCATGGTGGAGATCCTCAATTACCGCAAGGATGGCACGCCCTTCCGCAATGCGGTGATGGTGGCGCCGCTCTTCGATGAGGCGGGCCAGGTCGAGTATTTTCTGGGCAGTCAGGTCGATGTCACCGGGCGCGGCGTGGTGGCCGAGGTCAAGAAGAGCATGCGCGCCGCGGCGCGGGACATCATCGCCCGGCTGTCGCGCCGCCAGCACCAGATTCTGGTGGAGATGGCGGCAGGCAAGCTGAACAAGCAGATCGCCTGGGATCTGGATCTGTCGGAACGCACGATCAAGATGCACCGCTCGGCGATGTTCCGCGCTCTGGGGGTGAGGACCAGCGCCGACGCCATCCGGCTGGCGGTGGAGGCCGGGCTTTAAGAGCGTTTCAGCCGCAAGCCTCTGGCCAGCGGTGACAGGGCCAGCGCCTGCGCCAGCAGCAGAATGGCCAGCAGCACGGCGATGCGCGCCAGCGGTTGCGCCGCCTCGGGCAGCTGACGCGTCAGATGGGCGCCGATCACCAGCAGCGGGCCGTGAATGGCATAGAGCGGGTAAGACAGCGCCCCCAGCCAGCCGCAGCAGCGCGCCGCCATGGCGGGAAGCGCCACGCGAGCGCCCAGCCATAGCGCCATAGGCAGCAGCACAAACACCGCCAGCCCATCGCCCCAATCGCGCGCCAGCGGCAGAAAAGGCAGCAGCCCCAGCGTGAGGGGCAGCGGCAGGGCGGCCAGCAGCCACCAGCGCCCGATGGCCGGTGTTGCCTTCAGCCGCCGCCCCAGCCACACGCCCAGCGCATAGGCCCATGCCACGCGGGCGAAGCCACCCCACCAGTTGGCGGTGGTGTCGCCCATCGCCGCCTCGCCAAAATGGGCGATCTGCCACGCCATGATCGCAGCTGTGATCAGGGCGAAGCCCAGCACGGCCCGGTCGCTCAGGCGCACCAGCAGCCCCGCATGCAAGGCATTGGCCAGCAATTCGTAACCGATCGACCATTGCGGTCCGTCGAGTCGGTAGAGGCCGCCGACGCTTCGGGGCCAAGGGAGCAGCAGCAGGCTGGCCAGCAGGATCAGCGGCCACAGATGCTCTCCGCCGCGCAGCAGGGCAGCGGCCCCGCCGATCAGCACCCCCACGGCCAGCACCGGCCAGAGGCGGGCGAAACGCTGGATCAGAAAGCGTGTGGGCGAGAGGTCCTTGCGCAGGCGGGGCTCAAAGGCCGGGGTCAGCACCAGCCCGGAGAGCATGAAGAAGAAATCCACCGCCAGATAGGCGCGCGGCAGCGGCCAGACCGTGCCATGAAGCGGGCCTTCATGATGCAGCATCACCATGATCGCCGCCACGCCGCGCAAGCCGTCGAGCAGCGGCAGGCGGTGACCTTTGGGCGGCGTCATCCTTGCAAGGTGTTGGCCTGCTGGCGCGGGGCCTGCGCGGCGAACCATGGCACCAGCAGGCTAATCGCTTCTTCCACCAGCGCGGTGGAGACCGCGAAGGAAAAGCGCATGAAGCGGTGGCCATCCAGAGGATCGAAATCCACCCCCGGCGCGGTGCAGACGCCGGTCTCTTCCAGCAGGCGGGTGCAGAAGCTGATGCTATCGTCGGTCAGATGGCCGATGTCGGCCCAGATGTAGAAGGCGCCGTCGGGCGGGGCGATGCGCGCCAAGCCCATGGCGGGCAGGGCGGCCAGCATGAGTTCGCGGTTTTTCGCATAGGTGGCGATATGGCCTTCCAGCTCATCCTTCTCGTCGAAGGCGAGCAGGCCCGCATGCTGGCTCAGCACATGGGGGGTGAGGAACAGGTTGCTCATCCGCGCATAGGCGGCATCGACCAGATCGAGCGGGGCCACCAGCCAGCCCAGCCGCCAGCCGGGCATGCTGAAATATTTGGAGAAGCTGTTCACCACCAGAGCGTCCGGCGTATGCGCCAGCATGGTCTGCGTGGGGCCGGTGTAGGACAGGCCGTGGTAGATCTCATCCGAGATGATGCGGATGCCGCGTGCCTTGCAGACCTGCGCGATGGCTGCCAGTTCGGCGGGCGGGATGATCGTGCCGGTGGGGTTGGCGGGGCTGGCGATGATCACCGCATCGGGGGCGGGCTCCAGCGCTTCCAGAGCGGCGGCGCTGATCTGATAGCCTTCCTCTGCGCCGCAGGGCAGCTCGACGGCTTCCATATGCAGCGCGCGCACCGTGTTGCGATAGGCGACATAGCCGGGCCGGGCCATCGCCACCCGCGCGCCCGGCGCCAGAGCGCTCGACAGCGCCAGCACCAGAGCGGGAGAGGCGCCGCTGGTCAGGATGACCTGCTCCGGGCGGATGGAGACGCCCTGCGTCTCGGCATAGTGAAGGGCGATGCGTTCCTTCAGCGGGCGGCTTTCCCAATAGCCCAGTGCGTCATTGTCCAGCACGCGATGCGCGGCGGCGATGGCGGCGGCGGGCGCGCTGGTGGAGGGCTGGCCGAACTCCATATGGATGATGCGGCGCCCCTGCGCTGCCAGTTCATGGGCACGCAGGCTGATCTGCATGGCGCGGAAGGGTTCGATCAGAGCGGTCATGCGGGCGCCCTAGCACAGTGGCGGCGGGGCCCCAAGATGTGCGAAATTCGCGAGGTGTTCTAATTTTTGGGCGATTTGGCACATCAGATTGAGGGTTGACGCTGGGGGCCACCCTGTCCAACCGAAGTCACCTTCTGACGGGAACGCTTAGCCCTATGTTCGCACGTATCAAATCCGCGCTTGATCCCTATATTCTCGCCCTGTTGGGCACAGTGGCGCTGGCCAGCCTGCTGCCCGCGCGTGGCGCTGCTGCCGAGGGGTTCGAATGGGCGGCCAATGCGGGCATCGTGCTGCTGTTCTTCCTGCAT includes the following:
- the cysK gene encoding cysteine synthase A yields the protein MTKVQSVLETIGNTPHIRLARLFPDHEVWVKSERTNPGGSIKDRIALAMVEAAEADGTLKPGGTIIEPTSGNTGIGLALVAAVKGYKLILVMPESMSIERRRVMLAYGASFDLTPREKGMKGALERAQELASTIEGAWIPQQFENPANVDVHVKTTAQEVLNDFADAPFDALISGVGTGGHLTGTAQVLKGAWPDLKAFAVEPTLSPVISGGQPGPHPIQGIGAGFIPGNLHTELLDGVIQVEAEDAKAWARKAASVEGLLVGISSGATLAAIAKKLPELPAGAKVLGFNYDTGERYLSVPDFLPEP
- a CDS encoding acyltransferase family protein is translated as MTPPKGHRLPLLDGLRGVAAIMVMLHHEGPLHGTVWPLPRAYLAVDFFFMLSGLVLTPAFEPRLRKDLSPTRFLIQRFARLWPVLAVGVLIGGAAALLRGGEHLWPLILLASLLLLPWPRSVGGLYRLDGPQWSIGYELLANALHAGLLVRLSDRAVLGFALITAAIMAWQIAHFGEAAMGDTTANWWGGFARVAWAYALGVWLGRRLKATPAIGRWWLLAALPLPLTLGLLPFLPLARDWGDGLAVFVLLPMALWLGARVALPAMAARCCGWLGALSYPLYAIHGPLLVIGAHLTRQLPEAAQPLARIAVLLAILLLAQALALSPLARGLRLKRS
- a CDS encoding c-type cytochrome → MRSIKLLVSGLILAGAVAVHAATPDDAVNARKANFKQIGGAAKGTGDTLKTATPDLALIKKNAATIASLAPKVPTWFPAGTGIGKVSVKTGAKAEIWSDSAGFKLAAANFAKAAGEFKVAADSGNLDAIKAKMGALGGTCKACHDKYREKD
- the rfbF gene encoding glucose-1-phosphate cytidylyltransferase: MTKAVILAGGLGTRLGEETSVRPKPMVDVGGMPILWHIMKIYAAHGISDFIVCLGYKGYVIKEFFANYFLHSADVTIDLGANSIEVHAAKSEPWRVTLVDTGLNAQTGGRLRAVRQYLNEDEPFCFTYGDGVSDIDVTAQLAFHKAHGKQATITAVAPPGRFGALEFEGDLVRSFKEKPAGDGGLINGGFFVLNPEVIDLIDNAETIWEQKPLEALAHQGELVAWHHKGFWQPMDTLRDRQHLEKLWAQGAPWKVW
- the rfbG gene encoding CDP-glucose 4,6-dehydratase yields the protein MSSSAMNDIALSPDFWQGRRVLLTGHTGFKGSWLALWLVSMGAKVTGLSLPAEEISLFRQARIEELITHIEGDIRDLAAVDAAFRAADPEVVFHLAAQPLVRLSYETPVETYATNVQGTVHVLDACRRAGALGVKGLRAIVCITSDKAYENREWVWPYRESDPMGGYDPYSSSKGAAELVIAAFRSSYFSGEGAPLLASVRAGNVIGGGDWALDRLLPDLIRALLAGQRPLIRNPHAIRPWQHVLEALGGYLLIAQRLFEGHRWAAEGWNFGPAAEDSRAVDWIADRMVALWHDRDPEASATDRGWDLPSEGAPPPHEAGILKLDCTKAHSVLGWHAAFTLPTALLRIVDWHRHVGRGGDAREISLAQLTDYCQRWSGTRGEKGI
- a CDS encoding RBBP9/YdeN family alpha/beta hydrolase; translated protein: MAQDPMVRDGASQPHDSGQPPLVLTVPGLHNSGPGHWQSLWEQHRPDCHRVELGMWDQPHRNTWVNQLNLAIRAAHSSSKGTRPVVLAAHSLGVIAVVWWAQLEQEAASLVKGALLVAPPEVDFFPRDPRVGTFAPVPTGPLPFPSILAASRNDPWIGLHAARRLAKGWGSRFEDLGQAGHLNAETGLGLWPQGQGWLDELIARPEGTALDGSPLDVGPGQGDFGADPSFPRLRP
- a CDS encoding PAS domain-containing protein; protein product: MPLTDLIDHSAVAAIICDARDPDLPIISCNSAFIALTGYERDEIVGRNCRFLRGPDTDPAVSQQLREAIRANQPTMVEILNYRKDGTPFRNAVMVAPLFDEAGQVEYFLGSQVDVTGRGVVAEVKKSMRAAARDIIARLSRRQHQILVEMAAGKLNKQIAWDLDLSERTIKMHRSAMFRALGVRTSADAIRLAVEAGL
- a CDS encoding pyridoxal phosphate-dependent aminotransferase — its product is MTALIEPFRAMQISLRAHELAAQGRRIIHMEFGQPSTSAPAAAIAAAHRVLDNDALGYWESRPLKERIALHYAETQGVSIRPEQVILTSGASPALVLALSSALAPGARVAMARPGYVAYRNTVRALHMEAVELPCGAEEGYQISAAALEALEPAPDAVIIASPANPTGTIIPPAELAAIAQVCKARGIRIISDEIYHGLSYTGPTQTMLAHTPDALVVNSFSKYFSMPGWRLGWLVAPLDLVDAAYARMSNLFLTPHVLSQHAGLLAFDEKDELEGHIATYAKNRELMLAALPAMGLARIAPPDGAFYIWADIGHLTDDSISFCTRLLEETGVCTAPGVDFDPLDGHRFMRFSFAVSTALVEEAISLLVPWFAAQAPRQQANTLQG
- a CDS encoding ArnT family glycosyltransferase is translated as MNGITLCILGLALGLRLYGISFGLPALNDPDELMFELGAIRMISHHTLNPGWFGHPATTTMYALALVNGAVLGTGRLMGWFPSVKAFADAVYLNPGWVILPGRWVMALFGMGSVWGTYRLTNRLFDRPTAWIAALVLAVNPVAVVWAQVVRSDIMASFFMLLALDAALRVAREPDPARSRRDLGWGALWLALAVASKWPFGLAGLAMAGSLWIAVRQGRLAASAGLLRLGLFGALSLVFLVAISPYLLLAHDTVLHDLHGEAQLQHLGATGGTPLENAWWYLQGPLLRGFGVVAGVLALIGLAAMVRLRETRLMLLPLMAGFALVTCIQHLIWERWALPLMPLLAIAVALGIRTLVQALPRQRPIAQALMALAAALPLVVADAAQAQGRLHDTRQIASRWALEHVPAGSQILVEHFGFDLLSHGWTILFPLGSAGCINAHDILMGHVDHAKIESDRGGQAVVDYGTMPPAAAAATCHPDYAIISQYDRYAAERSRFPAEYQAYRGLIARGTVVATIAPVPGQSAGPVIRILHFDRPRP
- a CDS encoding cytochrome b/b6 domain-containing protein; the encoded protein is MTGTHTTIRLWDLPLRLFHWGVVILIPLMWWTYKQGNMERHATFGLALLFLVIFRVVWGLIGSHTARFSHFVKGPFTIFGYLTGKHDGKVVGHNPLGALSVIGLLTVLLLQIGLGLFSQDTDGLFSGPLNHYIPADNLDLGDQVHHLHKLGFNLILALVGVHLAAILFYTLVKKDRLVPPMVTGRKSYDEPVAQPDIAPWWRVIPALLIAGAVTWWVAHGANWPPFG
- the rfbH gene encoding lipopolysaccharide biosynthesis protein RfbH is translated as MSVVDRPMDAVGLTRDFDEAQFRSLILELTEEYANRFHAAKSFVPGQSAVPVSGKVYGASDMRNLVDSSLDFWLTTGRFNEAFEKRLAERIGVAHALTTNSGSSANLLALSTLTSHYFRSEALKPGDEVITVATGFPTTVNPSLQYGLVPVFVDVDIPTYNIKPEMIEAAVTDKTRAIMVAHTLGNPFDLGEVMRVAEKYNLWVIEDCCDALGATYDGKPVGTFGDIGTLSFYPAHHITMGEGGAVFTDKPRLKRVIESMRDWGRDCWCAPGVDNTCGKRFGRKLGSLPMGYDHKYTYGHAGYNLKITDMQAAVGLAQLDRLDGFIDARARNFDTLTALLKPLEDVLILPQATPNSVPSWFGYPITLRPGCGIDREILVQYLNEKKIGTRLLFGGNLLRQPYMKGRNYRVVGDLDNADLVTTNTFWLGVYPGLGEDHLAYVVESLTAFLAGQR